One Luoshenia tenuis DNA window includes the following coding sequences:
- a CDS encoding MATE family efflux transporter: MTLHEQLYTTQSPTRLFFRCALPSMLSMAMTALYTVADGFFVGHFIGMEALAAVNLVMPPIMMSFALSDMLAVGSSVQIAIRLGEKKEREASRIFSVCTLLIIGIACLIGLAGYTLAQPLLRLMGADPTVTGLAVKYLRIYALFAPVITVFFAVDNYLRICGKIRYSMGLNVGISLLNILLDWLFVGVLHWGIEAAALASCLSLALGTLLGFAPFLRHKLALRFTRGGIPLALLGNIFANGSSEFFSNIAGSLLMLVLNSVLLRISGAMAVAAFSIVLYVDSIVASLLYGLSDAMQPAISYCYGAGLRRRMFALEKRVLAACAAISLAALIWMQWGGHSVISLFVADGTADLLEMSVNAMKLFSLSYLTGWLGTSLSAFFTAVNRPGLSLTLALCRALVFPLIALAILPSFLGLNGVWLAPPVGCALTAALALMLMARILRRDRSAALQ, translated from the coding sequence ATGACACTGCACGAACAGCTTTATACGACGCAATCTCCTACCCGCTTATTTTTCCGGTGCGCGCTGCCCAGTATGCTCAGCATGGCGATGACAGCACTATACACCGTGGCCGATGGCTTTTTTGTCGGCCACTTTATCGGCATGGAGGCTTTGGCAGCCGTCAACCTTGTGATGCCGCCTATTATGATGAGTTTTGCCCTTTCGGATATGCTGGCGGTTGGTTCTTCCGTACAGATCGCCATTCGCCTGGGTGAGAAAAAGGAACGGGAAGCCAGCCGTATTTTCAGCGTTTGTACGCTGCTCATTATCGGCATCGCCTGTTTGATCGGGTTGGCGGGCTATACGCTAGCCCAGCCGCTGCTGCGCCTCATGGGCGCGGATCCAACTGTGACCGGGCTGGCCGTAAAATACCTCAGGATCTATGCCCTGTTTGCACCGGTTATCACAGTCTTTTTTGCCGTTGACAACTATTTGCGTATCTGCGGAAAGATCCGTTACAGCATGGGGCTTAACGTAGGGATCTCTCTGCTCAACATCCTGCTGGATTGGCTCTTTGTCGGCGTGCTGCACTGGGGGATAGAGGCTGCAGCCCTAGCCTCTTGTCTGAGTCTGGCATTGGGCACATTGCTGGGCTTTGCGCCATTTTTAAGGCATAAGCTTGCGCTGAGGTTTACGCGCGGCGGCATTCCGCTGGCGCTGCTGGGCAACATTTTTGCAAACGGATCTTCCGAGTTTTTCTCCAATATCGCAGGTTCCCTGCTGATGCTCGTGCTCAACAGCGTGCTGCTGCGCATTTCAGGGGCGATGGCCGTAGCCGCCTTCTCTATCGTGCTCTATGTAGACAGTATTGTAGCCTCGCTGCTCTATGGCCTGTCAGACGCCATGCAACCCGCCATCAGCTACTGCTATGGGGCCGGCCTGCGCCGGCGGATGTTCGCGCTGGAAAAGCGAGTGCTGGCCGCGTGTGCCGCGATATCCCTGGCCGCCCTTATCTGGATGCAGTGGGGCGGGCATAGCGTAATCTCCCTTTTTGTGGCGGACGGTACAGCCGATCTGCTGGAGATGAGCGTCAACGCCATGAAGTTGTTCTCTCTATCCTATCTGACCGGATGGCTGGGGACCAGTTTAAGCGCTTTTTTCACCGCAGTCAATCGCCCCGGCCTGTCCCTGACGCTGGCGCTTTGCCGGGCATTGGTCTTCCCCCTCATCGCGCTTGCCATTCTCCCATCATTTTTAGGGCTTAATGGCGTTTGGCTCGCCCCTCCTGTGGGTTGTGCGCTGACCGCAGCCCTGGCCCTAATGCTGATGGCCCGCATTTTGCGCCGCGATCGCAGCGCTGCCCTACAATAA
- a CDS encoding MarR family winged helix-turn-helix transcriptional regulator, producing the protein MNLRDSLNRYYYDTTVADLRQLGRTGGGTLSYNSIMYLDVISYQHQQGGCTLTTLADTLHISRAAATIKVGDLVKLGLVEKNRSQADRRVVYLNVTDMVVSALRAYDGPFERAVQLVEARFKKEEIDTFCEILDTFSQEYIKNA; encoded by the coding sequence ATGAACTTGCGAGATAGTCTCAATCGCTATTATTATGATACAACGGTTGCCGATCTGCGCCAGCTTGGCCGCACAGGCGGTGGTACGCTGTCCTACAACAGCATTATGTATCTGGATGTCATCTCCTACCAGCACCAGCAGGGGGGCTGCACCTTGACGACTCTGGCCGATACGCTGCATATCTCTCGCGCCGCAGCTACGATTAAGGTGGGGGATCTGGTCAAGTTAGGGCTGGTTGAAAAAAACCGCAGTCAGGCCGACCGACGCGTCGTTTACCTAAACGTGACAGATATGGTCGTCTCTGCCCTGCGCGCGTACGACGGGCCCTTTGAGCGCGCTGTGCAGCTGGTAGAAGCACGCTTCAAAAAAGAAGAGATCGATACATTTTGCGAAATACTGGATACCTTTAGCCAGGAGTACATTAAAAACGCCTAA
- a CDS encoding helix-turn-helix domain-containing protein — protein MKERTIDILMHPLKGRLMLEIWRRGEATTRELGKVCADIPQATLYRHVRGLLDAGVIVVVREQKVRSVKEKVYAVSESFRKENAYSQDQVMTGDQFLALIAHGMANLMEQFTVYRGQKNIDLSGDYVSFRVAGFYASDAEMEQIFMQLGQIISRATANDYAPGRKLRNLATISTPPRTGRCGTPQEEGRGPQGPAK, from the coding sequence TTGAAAGAGCGCACGATCGATATACTGATGCATCCGCTAAAGGGCAGGCTGATGCTTGAAATATGGCGCCGCGGTGAGGCAACTACCCGGGAACTAGGCAAGGTATGCGCGGATATCCCTCAGGCCACGCTGTACCGCCATGTCCGCGGATTGTTGGATGCGGGGGTGATCGTCGTCGTTCGGGAACAAAAGGTGCGCTCCGTCAAAGAGAAGGTCTATGCGGTCAGCGAGTCTTTCCGGAAGGAGAATGCGTATTCGCAGGATCAGGTGATGACGGGCGACCAGTTTTTGGCCTTGATCGCACATGGCATGGCGAATTTGATGGAGCAGTTCACCGTGTACCGAGGGCAGAAGAATATCGACCTTTCGGGAGATTATGTTTCGTTCCGCGTGGCCGGGTTTTATGCCAGTGATGCGGAAATGGAGCAGATTTTTATGCAGTTGGGTCAAATCATCAGCCGGGCAACGGCCAATGACTATGCGCCCGGGCGCAAACTGCGCAACCTGGCTACGATCTCCACCCCGCCCAGGACGGGGAGATGCGGGACCCCACAAGAGGAAGGCCGCGGGCCGCAAGGCCCGGCTAAATAA